The following nucleotide sequence is from Trifolium pratense cultivar HEN17-A07 linkage group LG2, ARS_RC_1.1, whole genome shotgun sequence.
TGTGAATagttttaatgttttatttacACATTAGGTGGTGTGGGATATTGAATTATgcttgtgtttgttttgtaaTTATCATGAAAAGAGTAAAAACCATAATAATTAACACTTAATAGAGATTAATAGTGGATAGGGTGGATCAAGAGGAGAAAGAATTAATGAGAatctaggaagcaccgacattCCTTAGATTAGGCGTGTCTGTGTCAGACACGTGTCAGTGTCGGTGTTCGGTGTCCGTGTTTCATAGATGAGAATAACATTGTAAAAAAGTTGATTAGTAACTATATATGTTGGATAggtacgggtacggtaccggtatccggtactGGTAACGGTACGTGATacgacatttttaaaaaaactaagatACGGGTACGctcgtataatttttttttaatatagttatataattaaggcttaattagttaaatggtcccttaaagatattttatgtttcacaatggtcccttaaagaaaaaaaggtccaaattggtcccttaaagattcACCTTTTGTCATATAGGTCCCCTCCGTTAATTTTTTAACTCTAAATGTATTAGGTGGACCAACATTGTAGATAcctcaatacatttttttaatcttaaccatttgattcttttgtcaaaaaaataatcattggATTTTGTATGTCTACCACATCTAGCAATACACCATCAACAAATAATTCTTTCTtccatttcttcatcttcttccctcCCCTCCttgttcatcttcatcaacaTTGAAACAAAcccaggaaaaaaaaatctcaaaattgcaAAATTCAGAACAAAAATAGATCCCAAGGAGAGATATaaaacaaacccaaaaaaatattgaaataaacccagaaaaagaaaaaggaaaaaaaaaattgaggtttGTTTTAGaatatcatttattttggaTCGTTGCAATTATTTTAACTAagtactactccctccggtcctttttataagaaacactttgaaaaaattacacataccaagaaaaacatatttaacatagttattttcatttaatactcttataaatttaaatttattctatgtatacccttatttaattacttttaattcaattaacttacttatttttaaattctcactcgtaataaataagggcataagtgaaattgaacatttaaaccatttgaaaattggtcaaagtttcttataaaaagaaccaattttttttctcaaagtgttccttataaaaaaggaccggagggagtattatttagCATGGTTTTCAATTATCTTTGAGTTCTTAGAATCTAGAAACTTTGTGCTATTCATTTCTCAAAACTTACGAGAcataaattatttgttcaatTAGTATTTGCAATCAGTATAGCTCAATCTCCGACACCACTACTTTCATTAAAACCACTCCCACAATCACCGTTCATGAACTCATTTTCGCAACCGCCTCCAGAATCATAGGATTCAACGGATCTAAACGCACCGTCGAAAATAATCTCAGTTCCGTCTCCGGTGATGAGGCCGTCGTTCAAACCGCTGGATCTTAGGACAACAACACCACGGTACAACCAAATCAAACTCTGGGTAAAACTCTTTTTTTCCTGGGTTAAATCAGATTCAagccaaaacaacaacaacaacacaatgGGATTAggtttttgtttggttttttttggtcaaattgtTTGTTCTGGGTGAGATTTTGGTAAGTTGTTTGTTCTggtgagagaaagagagagagaaagatgaagatatcttcattttttaattttttttttaagttaacgTTTTTTGTCTAAACACTAACGGAAGGACCTATGTGGCTAACTGTTACATCAATAACAGACtaattcggacttttttttctttaatggaccattttgaaacctaaaatgtctttaagggactatttaaCCAATTAAGcctataattaaaataataaaattatattcttaaaacaaataattaaacataaaaatcagcaaattttaaaagtagttatattGTGATTTACACGTTTAGGAAATTAGGAGGAGTAGTAAGAGTATGCGGCTCtgcttttaaaaataaataaaaaggcaAGGAGAGTGAATCGATTCTAATTCTAAACTAAAgtgaatatttattaaaaaataaacaaataaaaaaaaaagaatgggaTTGAGaagtgttgcaaaaaaaaaaaagagaataaatttTGACGAAATATGTACCACGTGTGTACCcgcatgaaaagaaaaaaaatctcgGTAATTTGACGGTACGTACCAtgggagtaccatacgcgtaccggtacccggtatGTACCCGATACCGGTACTCTGTCTAAAACGGAGTACCCGATTAGTAGTGAAGAGAGTTGaaattagtcaaaataatttttgagtTCACAATGGATTAACATAACAGAGATTGCACACGAGTGAATTTATTTATAGTCAGATGGTCTAAGATCGATGATGACTATGATAGACATTGGTTATGGTTAGATATGTTTTTGTTTCAACTTGCACTACACGGTTCACTCTAGTTGCCAATTCATATTGTTTAACAGCTTTTGCTATACTACAATTAGGATTACAAGGCCcgttataattttcattaggaTTACCAATCAAGAATAGCGACAATCTATGTAGATGGTGGTTGTTTTAATACATGATTAGACATTTGGAAGAAATGTGGCAATGTTTGTGGTGCTACAAGGGCATCTGGCCTAATTAGAGGTGGCTTTACATGTTTTATTAAATAAGCATTGTCATGAGCCTATTTAAGAGGTAACTGTAAACCATCCTTATTCGATGGACCCCAATCCTTTTGACATGTTTGGATCGATGAAATGTGATAGAGTGGAATGGAACTCGTTCCATccattctttcaatttttcattcctCCCAATTTAGGATATATATAGGCAATGAAATGGACTTTTATATTTAGAATATTACTCATTTACCCCTATGTTAATATTGTTGCCTCTTCCTCACTAATACCTTTTATCTCAGTTTTCACTCCCAATAGTGCCTGCAAGCAATGTATCCATTGGACATGAGACTTGTATATATAACTTTTAGCAAAATTATGCCAATACTCTTTGCTACCTCTTGTTTTTTGGCCGCTATTCTAGCAACGCATATAGTAGTTAAGGAAACCAAATATAGCAATGGTATCTATCTTGGAACTTGTGCcgtcaatattttaaaatatgaaaataatatttttattgtgaaatgAAATTTACCCATTTTGTATATAAGATTAGTAGGGGAAGCATGGACAAATAAGGAAAATATTTCTGGCTCGTATTTACAATTCATAAAGAATAATAAATCAGCAAATATGTAGATCAATAGGGTGTCAATATTGCAGAACACTGTTCAATCAATGCAACAAAACATTATAAATGATCACACAAAAAGCTTGATAAGAAGGTAAGACAAAAtcatcaatatcaatatcatTAAGTCATGATAAACTACAAATCTGGCACATTCCACATATCCATGAATCAAACCATTAACTGCTGGAAGTCTAGAACATATACACTACACATTCTGCCTTAAAAGTTTGAATTGAGTATATATCCAACCATTTTCTATGTAGTACAGGCTGTGAAAGGAAACAGCTAACATCAATGAAGtgcaagaaaataaaataaagaactaTATTAGGGGgggaaataaaataaagaaaatgaaataaaacaaaGCATTACCCGATAAATTGGATTATGGAGAATTATCTTTCGAATCCTTTTCcaaattttcaaattcattaACAGCACTACTTGACACTTCGCCTTCACCTTGATGCGGTGCTTCTTTCTTACCTTCTAAGAGAACCACCAAGCACAGGTAAAGCCACATATTAAAatcattagttttattttttgttatgatATCATCATAATAAGTTAAAGTGAAACAGTTAGATACCAGATATCTCATTTCGCCTGTAATGATTCTGGCCACGGCTGGAAAACCTTTCCCTCGAATTAGAATTCAAATTTCTTGGCTGCCTGTAATCGGATATAGAAGACCTTCCCCTCGAATTGAAATTCGAATCCTCTTGTCTCTCAGATATGTTATTTGCATTCTGATGTTCGTTGTAAAACTCTTCGACGTAATTTCTCtgcataaaatttaaacattaaaaGCATATTTATGCTTAATTGAACCAACAAGAATGACAgtaaataaatcattttcagTTGAAAGGGTGAAATAAGTATTAACCTCATGGTAAGTAAGTGGGTTTGGCATGAAAGTTCCGGTACCTCCACTAGATCCAGGAAGCCAAAAAGAAACACCTTGGTTTATGCCCTCAATTTGCGAGTCAGAAGCTAACGTTGGTGGCATGCCAGGAACTACGAGAGGCACACCGTTGACAGAACTTGAAGGTCTCGTGTTCCAATAATATTGTGCTTGAAAATCCATTGGCAGTTCAACAGTGGGGGGAAAATACACAGGCTCCTCTGAGTGTCCATTCACACAATGCTGCCCATATTTAAGGTTCGCCCAATAGCTTTCAAAATCACCATACAAAATATCAACATGACTGATATTGTTGAATTTGAATGGAAATTGTAACACAGAGGAACCGGATGCACATGGTGATTGAAGTGCATGAACATTTAAAGCAACGGATTCAGAAGTGGCGCTCTCATTCCTGAAGGTGTCCGAGCTCACAGTTGACTGACCATGGACATTTTCAGGTTTAGTAGTCTCCGGAGGCAAGGACGAAAGATTGGTCTCTGAGGTTGATTCCAAAGCTGGTGTGTATTTACAGCTTTCTGCTGAGTTCATTACACTGCCATGTTTGATTACTACAGCAGGTGGATCAACGCTGTCTTTTCCCACATTTATTGTCAAATTTTGCCCTTGCGGTGGTTTCAGTGTATGGAGACTCCTGCTGCTACTTTTTGTAATAGTTGAGCAATCAGGCTCTTCCTTTTGCAGTTCCATATTTGAAGCATTTTTTGATTTAACTGCATTTTCACTTCTCAAATCACAAGAAGTCGGCCCAAAACTTAGATTGTCTAGAACTTCAGATCTTGAAGTGGATCCCATCTTACTATCAgacattgaagaagaaaaatggacCAGTTCACTTTCTGTGTCTGATACAAAAACATTGCAATGCTGGTTTTGAGCCTCACTATATATAGGAGCAGATTCCGGACTTGAGTTTTGAGTTTGAGAAACAACACAAGCATCAGAGCTTTGATTTGATTCTTTTAATTGATTATCAGGCTTTTGGTAAATAGCCCGAGACTTGTTAGAAGCTTGAGCCTGCTCATCCTCAGATTCTTGCCATGTTAACTTTCGAACTTTTCTTATATAACGATTATAAATGCTTACATGAATCCAATAGCCATTACCATGTCTATTCCATgtgtttttgaaaaagaaatcaaATTCAGCGATTAGATACTCTTCCGTGCAGTTCAGCAATCTCACCATCCTCTCAGCACCAAGACTAAATGCACTCCTTATCCTATAGAAGCTACCTGTAGAGAAGATTATAACCAGGCAACCAGATAAATAACTCGGAGATACTTTAACCAAACAATCAAATATTTAGATAGAAAAAGAAACACAAGTAATAGGAAAAATAAGCTATCTTCTTGAGCAAATACCAAACTtaaaaacaggaaaaaatagtaataaaagtTGAAGAGTGCAATTAAACTACTTCAAATATACCATAGATAGAGCACAAGAGAGAGGCCATAGAATTAATCTCTCTAGACATATAGATTATTATTCTTGAAATCATATCTAACTACATGTCAAAAATGGCATCTAAAGTTTATAATTGTTTAGATCCACATAGATACTGTTCTGCATATATAATCTAAAGTTACGTGAATagggagtttttttttatcaaaattccATTTATGGAAGAACaaacatttattaatttttcacaGAAGACGCCACtcaaaaattggaaaaaaatgaTGGCTCTTAAGAACATACAGCATAGACAAAACATAATACAACTTCTGTATATTcagggaaaaaaattaacgttGTTTCCAGAAACATCTTCAACAGAAACATCTTTCATGAAAATAATTGTTTCAGCCAAGGTTTTAAAGTGAAATACCTTTGCTGATGCTACGCCCCAGGTTGTTGTCTAACCGCAAAGGATCTATAATATTGATGTGTTTGGAAACAAATTGTTTCTCTTGATTTTCCTGGCTGCGCGGCCTATTGCCATAATAGAACATACAAGCATTAAGGAACCACTTTGTGAGCAGTATGTCTTGGCTTTGGCAATCTTTTCTTGGAGACTCGGCTGTCATCATTTTCAAATAATGGTTATCAGCATAATGAAGATATCATGTTATTCAAGACATATGATCAATACAACAAAATATTTCACACACCTGTCATATTATTAGGAAGTGAGCTTAGGGGCACCGGTCCACTCAAGCTAATGCAATAGTTTTTCCAGTCAAATTTACTATAGAACTCCAAAAATCGAAAAAGTACCTAAGATACACCAACAATAGgatcaaaataacataaaattttatctttGTATTCGTCATAAGCCaggttaatattaatatatacaccaaaacaattaaatttgtcACCTCAAGTGGTCCAACAAATCCATTTCCGTAAAGATTAAAGATGTACAAGACTAAAACTTTCAGTGCATAGGTCGAAAATAGTCCACTGTTAGAACCGAGGATGCGGCTCTCATGGTAACACCAGGCTTTTACCAATATAATACTTTTCTTGAATATATGATTCTTTCCAATCAAGTTATCAAcctgaaacaaaaaatttagacatcttgtaaaagaaaaaatatgctTGAATATCACAACTttccataataataataatacattacCTCCtcaaaaaaacaaagtgaagaTAAACCACTCAATTTATTGAAAGATATGTCAATTACAAAATCTTCAATCAAGCATTTTATGATCTTCACCTAACATTGAACAATAACAAGCATAGGGTTTTGCATTAATATTAGAAATCATTAACAATATTGAAATCACAAACTCATTAACCCTAAATTCATAAACATACCTCTGCTTTGATAAATTGAACCTCTTTAACCCTAAATTCAGCAAACTCATTGTTGATTtcattttgtaatttttgttgAATCTCATAAATTAAAGTTTCAGGCAAAGTTTGATTGATGCCAAAAACAGTAAGATCAATATCACCATCAGGTAAGTAAGTCTTCAAGGGTACTGATCCAAATTGGAATACCTGTGGCAATAATTAAGATTATTGATATTGAACATGTGAAGTTAAAGATACAAgaaagtaaattttatattgaaaacaacatttttttatattggatTTTCTTAACTAGTGTTAAGAAAGTAACTTTCTGAGCATTTGTGTCTTTTGCACAAAATGGCAAATGTGATTCCACTTTTTCGTCTATATTTGGAAGGAACACTTTTTGTGTGGGCCCCAACCAAatactttcttaatttctttccTTCCTTTTTAATGGCAAACCAAACAGTGGAAACCAGAATATTCTCCTATCTTTCTCtcctctcactttctttccttcatttttttaatggcaaaccAAACAGTGAAAACAAATCATTATAGTTCAAAAATTTTGCTATTAATTTTAAAGATGAACAACAACTCAACTCGAAGGCCACCCAACACAGTAGTTTCAGGTTAATCTCAACAacttttttgaccaaaaatacCAGACAAAAAATAACATGATATCAGATCATGAGGACttctattaattaatttatttttaaatgattataatatttattttcaaatgttaATCACAAATTtatgagaatatttttttttttgtaaggatTTATGAGAATAATATgataatgtttatttttaagagtttgagttaaatgataaaaaaaattgtttagatAGGCATAAAATATTGCTATTTTATCTACAAGTCCTAGCCCAATTggtaaaaatgtcaaaattgttaggccgACGTCAtgaccgaggttcgaaccctggctctttcacttgtgtgtgtgtgttagtttataatgactttgtcattttgtctatttaccaaaaaaatgttacttttttatttttgtcatgtgCTGTTATGTACAGTTCTtgttgttttacgaatcaaatgCACCAATTATTTTATAGtaatgttacttttttttaccaTCAATTGTAAggttatttataaaattaagattttgtctattaaatttaattattaaatttttttagattaaGTGATCGTACTTAAGTGGTTAATTAACTCAttctaaaacaatttttttgaggATACACGAATTTAATTCGTGGGAAGAATAATTCTTGATCATACTTTACTTACTTCGCGAGAAACACAAGGTTATAAAAATCTTATATTTAGagaaaatcaatatttttaaaaggttgcTATATATATGATGAAACTTTATCAAAaacttttacattttatttttggaagaatagGGAGGTAAAGTCCTAAAAAACCTTTTGCATTGTATCACATTTTTGAAAGGTAAAGTATGTACTATGTAgagtcaaaagaaaaaagaaggtAAAGTgtgtaattaaaaatattttcccAAACTATTCAAAAGTTAGCCATAtttactcaaaaaaataaaaaagttaaccATATTTAGATGATCTTATTACATAAATGCTATTTCATTCAATTATGACcgatattaaaaaataaaatttactaaaatttttttgggtacattatTTGACTAAAATCTTTGTTGTATGAACAAACTaagataaaatattatatgctgAAAATAATACATAATACATCAATGAAAAGAATGTCATGAAGTCATGAATAAATAGTTAGTATCATAATTTATAAATGTACAACGTATTCCCTTTGATCttcttacaaaataaattaattttaaaatttattgaatgattaatatatttagtttataatatagactagatacatttgactctaaaaaataagtttttttttttaaaaaaataaggattATATGGAGTAATAAACAACTAACAAGTAAATTATTGGAGTAGAGTTTTGGCACCTGACAAGGAACATGATTTGTGATAAAACCCTTAATGTAAGATACAACATTATTTCGAAGTATTTCTGATTTGTGATTGGGCTGAATACATCCAAGCAAC
It contains:
- the LOC123909295 gene encoding uncharacterized protein LOC123909295 codes for the protein MTAESPRKDCQSQDILLTKWFLNACMFYYGNRPRSQENQEKQFVSKHINIIDPLRLDNNLGRSISKGSFYRIRSAFSLGAERMVRLLNCTEEYLIAEFDFFFKNTWNRHGNGYWIHVSIYNRYIRKVRKLTWQESEDEQAQASNKSRAIYQKPDNQLKESNQSSDACVVSQTQNSSPESAPIYSEAQNQHCNVFVSDTESELVHFSSSMSDSKMGSTSRSEVLDNLSFGPTSCDLRSENAVKSKNASNMELQKEEPDCSTITKSSSRSLHTLKPPQGQNLTINVGKDSVDPPAVVIKHGSVMNSAESCKYTPALESTSETNLSSLPPETTKPENVHGQSTVSSDTFRNESATSESVALNVHALQSPCASGSSVLQFPFKFNNISHVDILYGDFESYWANLKYGQHCVNGHSEEPVYFPPTVELPMDFQAQYYWNTRPSSSVNGVPLVVPGMPPTLASDSQIEGINQGVSFWLPGSSGGTGTFMPNPLTYHERNYVEEFYNEHQNANNISERQEDSNFNSRGRSSISDYRQPRNLNSNSRERFSSRGQNHYRRNEISEGKKEAPHQGEGEVSSSAVNEFENLEKDSKDNSP